GTGAGTTCTTCTCCAGTCTCCCATCCACCACATCCGTTTTCACCTGACCCAGTGCCTCCAGCAGGACCATGGTGTCAAACTGTACCTCTCCAGACTCCTTCAGGAGCTCtaatacctacacacacacacacacacacacacacacacacacacacacacacacacacacacacacacacacacacacaaaataaatgaatgccgGACGAATTCGGATGTTTGAGTCATGTATAGTCACGTGTAGAATCATTCATGAGACAGTCTATCATGAAAAATCAATTATTATCTTACATACATGAATAACCCCCCCTgccccacacacaccttcaaGCACTTGTAGCTTTTTAGCTCACTCAGGTTCTCTTCCAGAAACAGCAGGTACATCGCCAGATCATCCCAAGCTCTGGGTCCAATCTCCATCACCCCAAGCGTGGGCAGCATCTCGTACGGCTTCAGGAAACCAGCCGAGCTCCTCAGAGGAACCAGCATAGTGTACACACATATGGGTGCCAGCAGCAAGTACACAGCAAGGTTGATGTAACTGAGGAGCTGGAACACACCCACAGCTACTAGCTTGCACTGCAGGGCTTCAGGCACGGTCGAGTCGTTAAACAGCACACCTGAGCGGATATTACACTGAAACTCATCTGTCACAGACAGCCGGATGTAGTAACACAGGTAGACGCAGGCCAGGACCAGAGCCAAGAAGGTGAAGACTCGGCACAGCAGGTAGCGCAGCAGCAGGTCGAAGGAGAAACGTTTGGTCTTCAGATACTGTTCCACCAATGGGTACCTAAAGCAGTTGTCCGTCAGGTCTGACGCAGAGCTGTAGAGGACGAGACACACAAATAGGGATGGGTGATCTGGCACAAATATCAGATCATATATCATTCAAGCTGTATCTTGCACCAACAAATAATTGCAACCTGAACAAATCAAGCAAATatctgttttggtttttttttgacTAGCAGGAAATATCTCTTAGAATTCCAGTTTGTTAACGGTAACCATGGTGTCATTTCCCTGTCCTGTAGTACTCGGCCTTGTAAAAGACTGCACTTCAATTTAAATTTAGAACCT
This genomic interval from Ictalurus punctatus breed USDA103 chromosome 23, Coco_2.0, whole genome shotgun sequence contains the following:
- the panx1a gene encoding pannexin-1a; this translates as MAIASVATEYVFTDFLLKDSSTEGKYKSARLDLALDKLVLCIAVGLPLLFISLAFAQEVSVGTQISCFSPMNFSWRQAAFVDAYCWADVQKQNTGGLPLSIHKFFPYILLFVAMLMYVPALFWRFTVTPGLSSDLTFIMDQLDRSYNRAIKLAKRLHGNPDTHGSASDLTDNCFRYPLVEQYLKTKRFSFDLLLRYLLCRVFTFLALVLACVYLCYYIRLSVTDEFQCNIRSGVLFNDSTVPEALQCKLVAVGVFQLLSYINLAVYLLLAPICVYTMLVPLRSSAGFLKPYEMLPTLGVMEIGPRAWDDLAMYLLFLEENLSELKSYKCLKVLELLKESGEVQFDTMVLLEALGQVKTDVVDGRLEKNSQTDTEKTLGNCIEMKEASPLLSEDRVGTSRDDAAVRQRVT